A stretch of DNA from Balearica regulorum gibbericeps isolate bBalReg1 chromosome 7, bBalReg1.pri, whole genome shotgun sequence:
tttctcagaaaaggcagtcctatgataatcatctcttagaatccatttccatattctcctccccgtcacgcatgctcagtgatttgagtcggtggtcctcaggggtctctggtggtcgtcagtggtctcgcacccgtgtccgctgggtgacccccttcatgcaggcatgcgcagtacccttgttgtaggtgcacctgtccatagcaacttacttcataagattaatattcccgaacctattgttcagttgggtagggactgtacgtggaacatagcagcattgtatcttgccacggtcaccgTGCCACTTGCCAcggttagttagcttcattacctattaccttggttataAACTAATTacctcaacctgattctatagtttctattgcacggcccctatcctacggttacagcGCCGTGCTGGATGAGGGACAGAGGGGGTCACCAGCCGAGCCCCCTGGCTACGTGGGCCCCTGTGTCCTGCCAGCACCCTCTCGACCCAGCGCCGGCCAGGGCAGGGGGCCGGGGAGCACAGGGAGCGCTGGGGGGAGAACGTGTACGAACGCGGGCTGTCCCGTGCCATGCTTGGCCACGCCACGGAGAACCATGCAGCCCTTTGCTGGAGCACTCCATGCTGTGCTGGACCATGCCACGCCATGCTGCTGCGGCCAGGATGGACCATGCCATGCTGGACCATGCCATGCTGGACTGTGCCATGCCAGACCGTGCCAAACCATATTGCTGTGGTAATGCTGGCCCACACCATACTGAGCTGGACCAAGCCATGCCATGCTGTTGTAACCACGTTGGACTAATTAACACCGTGCTTAATTACCGGCCGCGCGCTCCGCCGCGCCACGCCACGCCACGTATACGTGGCGTGGCGTGGCGCGGCGGTGCGCGCGGCCCCGCAATGAGGTTGGCGCATGCGCAGTGTCCACTCTATTAACTCCGGGTGGGAGGGGGGGCGTGGCGCGCCGCGCCTGCGCAGTGAGGTAGCCGGCGGGCTGCGCGCGCGGCAGGATGGCCGGTTACAGCGTGGAGGATCGCGCAGCGCCTCATAGCTTGGAGTACCGGCTTTTCTTCAGTGAGTTCCAgctggttttctcttctttctcttttctctcattcttttcATCCTTCCGGCCCGGGGCTTGCGGGACTAAATTCCTCCGGAGGCGCTGGGGGAGCTCCTGCGGCCTGAGGtgtattcccccccccccccattcacCTGAGGCGTCCCCTCAGGCAGGGCCTGGCGGGGTGTCCCCTCAAGCCGGGCCTAACTCGTCCCCTTTGCCTTGCAGAGGACGCTGCCGGGCGGTACATCTCCCCTTTCCATGATATCCCTATCTACGCGGATGCCGGTAAGGTAAGAAATGGGGAGAGGAGCCAGAACAAGGAGCGCCAGGCCGGGTGGCTTGGTGTGGCTTCGTTGGCGTGGGCCCAGCGAGAAGAACAACCGCCGGAGCTCTGGGCTTTGGGTGTGAGCGCTGTGTCGGTGCTCCTCAGAGAACGTGGTCCTGCGAGCATGAAATACCCGAGAGAGGTTCCCAGTTCCTGGCGCTGCTTCTTGGCAGGAGCATCCTAATGGAAGCATTGCCAGATCTTGCAAAGAATGGGTGGGCTTTCTTTGCGGTCTTAGCCTCGGGTAGAGCGGTGCAGGAGAAGAGGACGGATGATCTCATTCTCATATTCGTGCCTGAGATACAAGTAGTTGTCTTCAGTTTCCCTGTGAGGTCACATGAAAGCGTTTTGGGTTAAAAGAAGCAGGTTTATGTTTAGCTAAATATCTACATCCACTCCTTTGGAGGTATATGCTCAAGCTGCATGATATTTCAGGCTTTGGTTTTGACTGCAGTAAGGTCGCTTTGTGCCTGCAGCATAATCAGCTGCTGAACAGAAGGCGAGGATGTTAAATTCTTGCTGTAGTAGCTCCTGGGGACCTCTTGCCTTGCAAAAAGTGCAGGTGGGGAACCTGCCATATGCAGTGCTTTTGCATCCTTCCGGCAGCCAGCGGTTAGTCAAATCAGGCTGTTCTGAATCACTGTCTAAAATGCGCCAGCTCCAGGAAACCCAAacagctgtgcttcagttttcACTGAATGCTTTTTCAGTGGTAACTCGGGCTCCCTGACTGTGCTCCTTACCTTTgtagcttgttttttttttcttttaacacatACTAAAAACCTATGCAACTTGAGAAATGTAGTGGATGAACTGTTCTAATGTTGCTGATAGGTGTAATTTGGAGGTAAGAGAGCGGTTATGGAAAAGGCAAAGAGTATGCAGAAGTGAGATATGAACCTCTAAAAAGTAGCTGATTTAGCTTTTGGGGTGTGGGTGTTGTCAGAATACACTCTGGGAAGTCTGAGGTGGCTTTTGCCTgctcagaagggaaaagaaggattttagTCATGAAGGGCAGTGGCAAAGCGGTTTCTGTGGCCGACTGggaaagcagttttcaaaagcaggtgTCTGAAAGGTAACTCGGACAAGGAAAATCCAGATAATACTACGCTTTACAGATGCTTGCAGAACAGGGGGGGAAAGAGCAGGGGAGTGAGTATAGCGGTGAGGAGGGTTTCCACGGGCTGGTAATGATTAACAAGGGAAACTGGACTACTGGTGTGCCTTCAGGCACTTAGTGCTGCTTGCCAGCATCTCCGTGCCAAGTCATATCGCTGAAGGTTGCGGTCCCTGAAGTTATGCAATAGTGCTGATCACATTAGCCCTCTTTCTGTTGCCGGAGTGACTCTCCGCAGAGATTTTACTTGTTACTTAGCAGGTTCATTACCAGCTATGGTAGTGAGCCCAGCTTGGAGCAAAAGGTTGACTTACTCTGTCTGGGCTCCTTGATCTTTATCCTTCGACTTCTAAGACACTGAGAGGATTGCAGGGTAGTTTTTTTCAATCTAGGGCTGGGATATGCTGACCTTATCTGTACCTGTGTGTCTTGGCACGGCGAAGAAATGACCTTGGGCTACTCACTGGGTGTCTTAGACCAGATCTgtcagctgggctgtggggagaCTGCGAGCCTAACAAAGATGCACCCCCGAGTCATCTTTCCTTGCCTGCAAAGCCGTAAGCGCCCTGCCTAGCCAGTTCCGATTGCCTCATTCCTTTCTTTGAGTtacttataaataaaaatagtatatACCTTTTTACATAGAAATTGCAAATGGGCAGTGACCCCCTGCAATTAAGGGGCTGTCATAAACTTCTGTGAGGGAGGAGTGCGAGCAAAGTCAATGTCGTATCAGTGCTCGTTGCACAATAGCGATCTAATTATGGCGCCATACAGGTGCGAGGGATTTTGCAATGCTAATGCTGCTTAACGTGGGTATTAGAAACCTTGTCGATGCTAGGGAGCAAGGTTTGACCTTTTGTTAAAAGCTGTAATCTCTTCAAACAGCAAATGTTAAGGTTCAAGTGTGgaaaagcttgttttcttgAAGAGCAGACTGACATTGAACTTTCAAGAGTCCTCTCAGCCCAGCTGGAGTCAACAGGAGATGTTTTCAAGCATCACCTGTAAACTAGATACTGCAAGATGTGATTCTGCGTTTCTCCCCCACATCCTTATCCTTGCACTATGCTGCTAACAAGGTCTGCTTTTATAGGATGTGTGAGCTTGGAGAGGGAGAGCTCGAGCATCTTTTCCTACTTCAAGACAGACTAGAATATTTGGGTGTGATGTTCTTGGTCGTTCAGGATAGTACGTAGGTACCCCCACGTTATTAAATAGATGGCTTACTCCTGTAAGCTTTGTCTCTTCTAAATTTCCAGGGTGGCTCTTGCTGTAGCATTAaatgctttgtatttaataaataagCTTGAAACCTCATTTTCTTATGTCCAGGATAGTTTGTATGCAGCTGCCTTCAGTTCATTTAAATGTACTGTTCTGTAATCTAGGAACATGGTGGAGATGTTCACAGGTGGCAACTGATGGAGAATGTGTGGGTAACCTCAATCTAGCTTTTGCCGGTGTCTTCCATGGGATTCAACTTTGAGTGATGATATGTGACTGACTGGACTTCTATCAGCTGTATCAAAACtggcactggggaaaaaaaaaaagttatggtTTTCACATGAACTGGCTGGCTTTCATGCTTGCTTATCTGTGTTCCCTAGTTTAAAGCGTGGTATTGAGATTCCTTCCCGTTCACcgatattttgttttcttcagaatgtGTTCAACATGGTTGTGGAAGTACCTCGATGGACAAATGCTAAGATGGAGGTAACTATATTGCAGTTCCTAGCTTAAGTGCTTGAGCTGACTAGTCTATTAATCTTTGCCTTTGCTGATTCCTCCTCAATTCCACCTCTGGAACCAGAGTGGTTTCTAACTTCTCCTGTAAATACTTGCTTAATGCTAGAGGTCTAGTGTGGAGGCTGAGACTTGCAGAAGTTGAGATAACTTAGTAGTCTTCTGTGGCTTCTGGTTGAAGCAGCATCTTATGACTCTCAGCCCCATGTGATTCTGACATTTGTAGGTCAGTTTTCAGCAGGCTACATCCCAGGAGATGGTGATGCAACAGGAAATGGGGTTGTCCAATATCTGCTGTTGGCTTCAGGGTCAGCTCCTGGTCTCTTGGCTTGTCAGTTAGCAGCtggcttcattaaaaaaaaaaaaaaaatcgcttGGTTTTTCTTAGAGAGCAAAGGAGAGAGATTTATgtaacttttctttcagattgcAACGAAGGATCCCTTAAACCCAATTAAGCAAGatgtgaagaaaggaaaattgcGCTACGTAGCTAACGTGTTTCCCCATAAGGGTTATATCTGGAATTATGGTGCTATCCCACAGGTACTGTAACTTGTCTCAGTGGCTCATCCTTTCTGGCGGGGCGGAGGGAGGATGCCTTTGTCTGTCTCTGACTAGCACTGGTATTAATGAGCAAAAGGTCAGCTGAGAGTCTGATCTGGAGCACAGCATTTGCAGCTGTGTGTGTAATCTTGCTAACGAAGAGAACCTGTCAAGAAAACAGGGGTGCTTTTAAGTAGGTATCTCCAGAGGTAGGCTTGTAGCTAATGCTGTAAACAAGTTGTCTGAGGACGAGCAGCTGCTGCTAGTGCTTTACAGAATATTCTTGGTGCTGATTAGCTGATTGTTGTAGACTTTGGATGTGGACAATGGAAATCTGAATAGATCTGAAGACTGTATCTTTCCCGTGTCTGCCCCTCTTATTGTTCAGGGTCTAAACCATGCAGCTAGACTAACGTGTTGACCTGTTGGATGGTAGTAGATGCCCCTTTCTCAGTGTTGGATCTGAGAAGGGCACTACTCGTGAGTCCAGAGGCTGCGTGAGGCAGATGTCCGCAGCTGCACAGACACGCTTTCTCTGAAACATCTGGCGAGGGGGGGTGGGCAGATGGTGACACCTGGACCCCTGTGGTGACTGCTAGATAAAGAGGAACTTTGAGCAAGGCTGTTTGCCTCTGATGTTCTCTAAGGTTTGAGTTGCCTTTAGAGAAATAAATCATCAGTGACAGTTCACAGGGAAACACACTGAATTTTGACATTTTAGTCTTGATAGCAGTGCATGTTGAGTGTTTTCTCCAAGTGGCTTGAGATGGTGTTCTGAAGTTGAATTGTTTTCTACTCAGATTCTGGAGACGGTTTCTTTGTACAGAATTACGGCTTTTGAAGCCTTCGCTCAGTCATGTGTTAGTGGATCAAAGATATTTATGTGTCAAGAGTAAGAAACCAAACTTAACACTTCCTTGTAGAGAAGTGCAATAGCGATTGCGAAGAGTCCTTCAGCACCGCCCAGGTTTCGGTACATCTTCCTGGATGCGTCGTGAGGTCTTGACTATACTAGTCATGTCCTGGCATGCAGAGATTTGGGAAAAGCATTCCTTCTTTTTATATCTCAACAACCTTAGAGGTAGATACTCCTTATGATGCGAGTGGGCGCAGCGTCCTTTCGCTCCTGCATCAGAAGTGTGTGTTTTAAGCAGCTTGTTATTTTTGGAGGCATAGCTCAAATGCCTTCTGGAGTCTTGTCAACTTATACCAGCCGCTTTAGGTGAGATGCTCTAGGATGCCCGGTAGCCTAGGGTATGGGACTCTGTGTTCTTGTCACTGCTCTAGTGTAACAGTGTGTCTttaattgtttaattaaaaggaaacaatacACCCTGTCTGCCTTCCATCTCTGTGGGACTGCTATCTGGAGTTCAGGAAACTTCTGTTTAAGAAATGAATAGGGAGAGGAACAGGCAGGCAGCCAAATCAATGAGTGTTCTTTGTAGATGTGAACTTCACCTTTATGCAGCtgtggaagggaggaggaagtcTGGAATGTTGTTGTAAAAAGGTTTTTCAGTGGGAGGGTGCAGCTTACCCTTGGCAAGATAAGACACTGTGAAATAGTAGCCAAACCACGCTAGACCTGAAAGCAAGTGTGAAGTGGGCCATCATCTGTATCTTCCAGGCAACTGCACGCCTGAAATAaacctgctttttgttttctgcctgaaACCTGAGAGTTCTTATTCCTGTGTGTGGGTTGTTCTGCAGACTTGGGAAGACCCAGGTCACAAAGATGAAAATACTGGCTGCTGTGGAGATAATGATCCCATTGACGTGTGCGAAATTGGAAGCAAGGTAATGCGTTCTAAAGGGTAACTGTCTTACAGGAAACGTGTAATTAATGCCTCTAAAGTAATTTATCCAGAGACATTATTCGGTTCCTACCTCCTCTACCTTAAGAATGTGATGTTTCCCTCCACTGCCTCTGGAGACTGTTGATCTTTCGGCGTGAGCCTTGTGAGCCAGGGCTCGTGAACCGCTGATAAGCGACAGCTAGTTTCACAGCACCCGACTGCGTGCTGAACTCTCACAGCTTGTGCAGCCTCCTGCTGAGCGTTCCTTGGATGCAGCGGTACAGACAACATGGTCATTGTCCTTGCAGGTCTGCTCTCGAGGAGAAGTCATCAAAGTGAAGGTGCTGGGCACGCTGGCACTGATTGACGAGGGAGAGACAGACTGGAAGATAATTGCTATCAATGTAGAAGACCCTGAAGCAGACAACTATAATGGT
This window harbors:
- the PPA1 gene encoding inorganic pyrophosphatase, which encodes MAGYSVEDRAAPHSLEYRLFFKDAAGRYISPFHDIPIYADAGKNVFNMVVEVPRWTNAKMEIATKDPLNPIKQDVKKGKLRYVANVFPHKGYIWNYGAIPQTWEDPGHKDENTGCCGDNDPIDVCEIGSKVCSRGEVIKVKVLGTLALIDEGETDWKIIAINVEDPEADNYNDINDVRRMKPGYLEATVDWFRRYKVPDGKPENQFAFNGEFKDKDFAVNVIKSTHEHWKALIAKKTDGGEINCTNLTVSDSPFCCSQECAKATVDAAPPCKAANPIPPEVDKWFYYQKN